The Triticum aestivum cultivar Chinese Spring chromosome 3A, IWGSC CS RefSeq v2.1, whole genome shotgun sequence genome includes a region encoding these proteins:
- the LOC123061802 gene encoding glycosyltransferase BC10 produces MPPRPTPAPGQLPRPLMPVAKRPPAPWALALPAGRRARARLCLRLAAPLSFLLLVAAFLRTQPPAAPLDALPPSAGPGKVAFLFLARAGLPLDFLWDAFFRNGEEGRFSVYVHSAPGFVLDRTTTGSPYFYGRQLARAVKVAWGEPTMVEAEKMLFAAALEDPANQRFVLLSDSCVPLYNFSYTYTYLMGSPRSIVDSFTDKTEKRYNPNMSPVIRKDKWRKGSQWVMLIRKHAEVVVGDKHVFQVFRKHCKMVVTNALLGQKPANARRLGFVRRKQISKGAAQEEHDCIPDEHYVQTLFSIKGLEDELERRTLTYTSWNQSTLDPKDKMTWHPTTFEYDAASPEQINAIKRIDHVNYEVEHRTEWCQSNGTSVPCFLFARKFSYGAAMHLLEDGAFGLLKSAQLLVNF; encoded by the exons ATGCCACCGCGGCCCACGCCGGCGCCGGGGCAGCTGCCGCGCCCGCTGATGCCGGTGGCGAAGAGGCCGCCCGCTCCGTGGGCGCTGGCCCTCCCGGCCGGCCGCCGCGCGCGCGCCCGCCTCTgcctccgcctcgccgcgccgctctCCTTCCTGCTCCTCGTCGCCGCGTTCCTCCGCACCCAGCCCCCGGCCGCGCCGCTCGACGCGCTGCCGCCCTCCGCGGGGCCGGGGAAGGTGGCCTTCCTCTTCCTCGCCCGCGCCGGCCTGCCGCTCGACTTCCTCTGGGACGCCTTCTTCCGC AATGGGGAGGAGGGGAGGTTCTCCGTATACGTGCACTCCGCGCCGGGCTTCGTCCTTGACCGCACCACCACCGGATCGCCGTACTTCTACGGGCGTCAACTCGCGAGGGCCGTCAAG GTGGCGTGGGGCGAACCAACCATGGTAGAGGCGGAGAAGATGTTGTTCGCCGCCGCGCTTGAGGATCCCGCCAACCAGCGATTTGTTTTGCTGTCGGATAG TTGTGTTCCTTTGTACAACTTCAGCTACACATATACTTACTTGATGGGTTCACCTAGAAGTATTGTGGATAG TTTCACTGACAAAACAGAGAAGCGTTATAATCCAAACATGTCTCCTGTCATTCGAAAGGATAAATGGAGGAAAGGATCCCAG TGGGTAATGTTAATCAGAAAACACGCAGAGGTTGTTGTTGGCGACAAGCATGTCTTTCAAGTATTCAGAAAGCATTGTAAG ATGGTTGTGACCAATGCTTTGCTTGGACAAAAGCCGGCGAATGCT AGACGACTAGGATTTGTACGGCGAAAGCAGATATCG AAAGGAGCTGCCCAGGAGGAGCACGATTGTATTCCGGATGAACACTATGTGCAGACATTATTTTCT ATCAAAGGACTGGAAGATGAACTTGAAAGAAGAACTTTGACCTATACATCATGGAACCAGTCAACTTTAGATCCTAAAGATAAAATGACTTGGCATCCAACGACATTTGAATATGACGCAGCAAGTCCTGAGCAGATCAATGCTATAAAG AGAATCGATCATGTGAACTATGAGGTGGAACACAGGACTGAGTGGTGCCAATCCAATGGCACATCTGTACCATGTTTCTTATTTGCCAGAAAGTTCTCATACGGCGCCGCGATGCATCTGTTGGAGGATGGTGCTTTTGGTCTGCTAAAATCTGCTCAACTACTGGTTAACTTCTAA
- the LOC123061803 gene encoding putative D-cysteine desulfhydrase 2, mitochondrial isoform X2, giving the protein MRPAPVFASGGRTLGNILSATEWMLPSPATQVHTISVLPSHSPSHAPHFTFSNLTTALKTAGAKGDEQGTPRFDVVRDDLLHPLANGNKARKLDALLPLIRRRGATDITCGGCQSAHAAAVAVHCAEWGIRPHLLLRGEQLDVPTGYNLISLMFGNVTYASRSVYAHRDEMLYEHAKKVAGTSGLVLWADDIIRDDLSVDEETVLENDSRRVVIIKEGAGTVQALLGVMRLVEHLSSLSSFHNDEEVHVVVDAGTGTTAVGLALGAVCLGLNWRVTAVMLADTFERYKEQEKSLISDFKGLCHEDCHELVGTDGLVHWVDRFSPRRFGKVLGGEIASCRQVAQQTGILLDPVYTLAAWEQAVDLCRGDGRGAKVAMIHTGGTLGLFGLAQRYPQHFAATANGQA; this is encoded by the exons ATGCGGCCAGCGCCGGTATTCGCCAGCGGCGGCAGGACGCTCGGAAACATTCTCTCCGCCACGGAGTGGATGCTTCCCTCCCCGGCCACCCAAGTCCACACAATCTCCGTCCTCCCATCCCACTCACCGTCTCATGCTCCCCACTTCACCTTCTCCAATCTCACCACCGCGTTGAAGACCGCCGGCGCTAAAGGGGACGAGCAGGGGACCCCGAGATTCGACGTGGTGCGGGACGACCTCCTCCATCCCCTCGCCAACGGTAACAAGGCCCGGAAGCTCGACGCCCTCCTGCCGCTCATCCGCCGCCGCGGTGCCACCGAC ATAACATGCGGGGGTTGCCAGAGCGCCCATGCGGCAGCCGTCG CGGTCCATTGTGCAGAATGGGGAATCAGGCCACACCTACTGCTGAGAGGAGAGCAGCTAGATGTGCCGACAGGCTACAATTTGATCTCTTTGATGTTTGGCAACGTGACCTATGCATCTCGGTCGGTCTATGCACACCGAGATGAGATGCTTTATGAGCATGCCAAGAAGGTTGCCGGTACCAGCGGTTTGGTGCTGTGGGCTGATGATATCATCAGAGATGATTTAAGTGTGGATGAAGAGACTGTTCTTGAAAACGATTCCAGAAGGGTGGTGATTATTAAGGAAGGGGCTGGTACTGTTCAAGCGTTACTAG GTGTTATGCGACTGGTGGAGCACCTCTCTAGTTTGTCATCGTTTCATAATGATGAAGAAGTCCATGTTGTGGTGGATGCTGGGACAGGCACAACAGCTGTTGGGTTAGCTCTTGGAGCGGTATGTCTAGG ACTTAATTGGAGGGTTACTGCTGTCATGCTTGCTGATACATTTGAAAGATATAAAGAACAGGAGAAGTCCCTGATATCTGATTTTAAGGGGCTTTGCCATGAAGACTGCCATGAGTTGGTCGGAACAGACGGTCTGGTTCATTGGGTGGACCGCTTTTCGCCGAGAAG ATTCGGCAAGGTGCTGGGTGGCGAAATCGCGTCGTGCCGGCAGGTGGCTCAGCAAACAGGCATCCTGCTGGATCCCGTGTACACCCTGGCCGCCTGGGAGCAGGCCGTGGATCTGTGCCGCGGAGACGGCAGAGGGGCCAAAGTGGCCATGATCCACACCGGCGGAACCCTCGGCCTGTTCGGACTGGCGCAAAGGTATCCCCAGCACTTCGCGGCGACCGCGAACGGGCAAGCTTGA
- the LOC123061804 gene encoding farnesyl pyrophosphate synthase isoform X3 produces the protein MARRRKLNRGLAVVESYKSLKAGSEPSEEEEFLACVLGWGIEWLQAYFLILDDIMDNSQTRRGKPCWYRLPKVGLIAINDGLLLRSQISRIFKRYFYGKPYYVDLLDLFNEVEFKTTSGELLDQITTSEGQKDLSKYTVDVYRRIVEYKTAYYSFYLPVKENVGCALLLSGRNLDDYVQVKHILVEMGVYFQSQDDYLDCFGDPEVMGKVGTDIEDFKCSWLFVQALVRVDERQKDILFENYGKSDPACVAKVKALYKELNLERVFSEYESETYEKLISDIEAQPNEAVQAVLKSFLHKIYRRRK, from the exons ATGGCTCGACGCC GAAAGCTGAACCGTGGCTTGGCCGTCGTCGAGAGCTACAAATCGTTGAAAGCAGGATCTGaaccgagcgaggaggaggagttcCTTGCTTGCGTTCTTGGCTGGGGCATTGAATGG CTTCAGGCTTATTTCCTCATCCTTGATGATATTATGGATAATTCTCAAACTAGGCGAGGAAAACCATGTTGGTATAGGCTTCCGAAG GTTGGCCTCATTGCTATAAATGATGGACTTCTCCTTCGCAGCCAAATATCACGGATCTTCAAGCGTTATTTTTACGGGAAACCTTACTATGTTGATCTCCTAGACTTATTCAATGAG GTCGAGTTTAAGACGACTTCTGGCGAGTTGTTAGACCAAATTACAACAAGTGAAGGGCAGAAAGATCTGAGCAAATATACTGTAGATGT TTACAGGCGCATTGTAGAATACAAAACAGCTTACTATTCATTCTATTTGCCGGTAAAAGAGAAT GTTGGTTGTGCACTGCTACTGTCCGGTAGGAATTTAGATGATTATGTTCAAGTGAAGCACATCCTAGTTGAAATGGGTGTTTACTTTCAAAGTCAG GACGATTATCTTGACTGTTTTGGTGATCCAGAAGTTATGGGCAAG GTTGGAACCGATATTGAAGACTTCAAGTGCTCTTGGCTGTTTGTTCAAGCACTAGTACGTGTCGATGAGAGGCAAAAAGACATCCTATTT GAAAATTACGGGAAGTCAGATCCTGCTTGCGTCGCAAAAGTGAAGGCTCTGTATAAAGAGCTCAATCTCGAG AGGGTGTTCTCTGAGTATGAAAGTGAGACTTATGAAAAGCTGATCTCAGACATCGAAGCGCAGCCAAATGAAGCTGTACAAGCAGTGTTGAAATCCTTTTTGCATAAAATCTACAGGAGGAGGAAATAG
- the LOC123061803 gene encoding putative D-cysteine desulfhydrase 2, mitochondrial isoform X1 has translation MRPAPVFASGGRTLGNILSATEWMLPSPATQVHTISVLPSHSPSHAPHFTFSNLTTALKTAGAKGDEQGTPRFDVVRDDLLHPLANGNKARKLDALLPLIRRRGATDVITCGGCQSAHAAAVAVHCAEWGIRPHLLLRGEQLDVPTGYNLISLMFGNVTYASRSVYAHRDEMLYEHAKKVAGTSGLVLWADDIIRDDLSVDEETVLENDSRRVVIIKEGAGTVQALLGVMRLVEHLSSLSSFHNDEEVHVVVDAGTGTTAVGLALGAVCLGLNWRVTAVMLADTFERYKEQEKSLISDFKGLCHEDCHELVGTDGLVHWVDRFSPRRFGKVLGGEIASCRQVAQQTGILLDPVYTLAAWEQAVDLCRGDGRGAKVAMIHTGGTLGLFGLAQRYPQHFAATANGQA, from the exons ATGCGGCCAGCGCCGGTATTCGCCAGCGGCGGCAGGACGCTCGGAAACATTCTCTCCGCCACGGAGTGGATGCTTCCCTCCCCGGCCACCCAAGTCCACACAATCTCCGTCCTCCCATCCCACTCACCGTCTCATGCTCCCCACTTCACCTTCTCCAATCTCACCACCGCGTTGAAGACCGCCGGCGCTAAAGGGGACGAGCAGGGGACCCCGAGATTCGACGTGGTGCGGGACGACCTCCTCCATCCCCTCGCCAACGGTAACAAGGCCCGGAAGCTCGACGCCCTCCTGCCGCTCATCCGCCGCCGCGGTGCCACCGACGTG ATAACATGCGGGGGTTGCCAGAGCGCCCATGCGGCAGCCGTCG CGGTCCATTGTGCAGAATGGGGAATCAGGCCACACCTACTGCTGAGAGGAGAGCAGCTAGATGTGCCGACAGGCTACAATTTGATCTCTTTGATGTTTGGCAACGTGACCTATGCATCTCGGTCGGTCTATGCACACCGAGATGAGATGCTTTATGAGCATGCCAAGAAGGTTGCCGGTACCAGCGGTTTGGTGCTGTGGGCTGATGATATCATCAGAGATGATTTAAGTGTGGATGAAGAGACTGTTCTTGAAAACGATTCCAGAAGGGTGGTGATTATTAAGGAAGGGGCTGGTACTGTTCAAGCGTTACTAG GTGTTATGCGACTGGTGGAGCACCTCTCTAGTTTGTCATCGTTTCATAATGATGAAGAAGTCCATGTTGTGGTGGATGCTGGGACAGGCACAACAGCTGTTGGGTTAGCTCTTGGAGCGGTATGTCTAGG ACTTAATTGGAGGGTTACTGCTGTCATGCTTGCTGATACATTTGAAAGATATAAAGAACAGGAGAAGTCCCTGATATCTGATTTTAAGGGGCTTTGCCATGAAGACTGCCATGAGTTGGTCGGAACAGACGGTCTGGTTCATTGGGTGGACCGCTTTTCGCCGAGAAG ATTCGGCAAGGTGCTGGGTGGCGAAATCGCGTCGTGCCGGCAGGTGGCTCAGCAAACAGGCATCCTGCTGGATCCCGTGTACACCCTGGCCGCCTGGGAGCAGGCCGTGGATCTGTGCCGCGGAGACGGCAGAGGGGCCAAAGTGGCCATGATCCACACCGGCGGAACCCTCGGCCTGTTCGGACTGGCGCAAAGGTATCCCCAGCACTTCGCGGCGACCGCGAACGGGCAAGCTTGA
- the LOC123061803 gene encoding putative D-cysteine desulfhydrase 2, mitochondrial isoform X3 — MRPAPVFASGGRTLGNILSATEWMLPSPATQVHTISVLPSHSPSHAPHFTFSNLTTALKTAGAKGDEQGTPRFDVVRDDLLHPLANGNKARKLDALLPLIRRRGATDVITCGGCQSAHAAAVAVHCAEWGIRPHLLLRGEQLDVPTGYNLISLMFGNVTYASRSVYAHRDEMLYEHAKKVAGTSGLVLWADDIIRDDLSVDEETVLENDSRRVVIIKEGAGTVQALLGVMRLVEHLSSLSSFHNDEEVHVVVDAGTGTTAVGLALGAVCLGLNWRVTAVMLADTFERYKEQEKSLISDFKGLCHEDCHELVGTDGLVHWVDRFSPRRNTTKFSK, encoded by the exons ATGCGGCCAGCGCCGGTATTCGCCAGCGGCGGCAGGACGCTCGGAAACATTCTCTCCGCCACGGAGTGGATGCTTCCCTCCCCGGCCACCCAAGTCCACACAATCTCCGTCCTCCCATCCCACTCACCGTCTCATGCTCCCCACTTCACCTTCTCCAATCTCACCACCGCGTTGAAGACCGCCGGCGCTAAAGGGGACGAGCAGGGGACCCCGAGATTCGACGTGGTGCGGGACGACCTCCTCCATCCCCTCGCCAACGGTAACAAGGCCCGGAAGCTCGACGCCCTCCTGCCGCTCATCCGCCGCCGCGGTGCCACCGACGTG ATAACATGCGGGGGTTGCCAGAGCGCCCATGCGGCAGCCGTCG CGGTCCATTGTGCAGAATGGGGAATCAGGCCACACCTACTGCTGAGAGGAGAGCAGCTAGATGTGCCGACAGGCTACAATTTGATCTCTTTGATGTTTGGCAACGTGACCTATGCATCTCGGTCGGTCTATGCACACCGAGATGAGATGCTTTATGAGCATGCCAAGAAGGTTGCCGGTACCAGCGGTTTGGTGCTGTGGGCTGATGATATCATCAGAGATGATTTAAGTGTGGATGAAGAGACTGTTCTTGAAAACGATTCCAGAAGGGTGGTGATTATTAAGGAAGGGGCTGGTACTGTTCAAGCGTTACTAG GTGTTATGCGACTGGTGGAGCACCTCTCTAGTTTGTCATCGTTTCATAATGATGAAGAAGTCCATGTTGTGGTGGATGCTGGGACAGGCACAACAGCTGTTGGGTTAGCTCTTGGAGCGGTATGTCTAGG ACTTAATTGGAGGGTTACTGCTGTCATGCTTGCTGATACATTTGAAAGATATAAAGAACAGGAGAAGTCCCTGATATCTGATTTTAAGGGGCTTTGCCATGAAGACTGCCATGAGTTGGTCGGAACAGACGGTCTGGTTCATTGGGTGGACCGCTTTTCGCCGAGAAG AAATACAACCAAGTTCAGCAAATAG
- the LOC123061804 gene encoding farnesyl pyrophosphate synthase isoform X1, which translates to MAAAAQGEASTGATTTATFRRVYETLKAELLRDGYFHFNDDALRWLDAMLDYNVLGGKLNRGLAVVESYKSLKAGSEPSEEEEFLACVLGWGIEWLQAYFLILDDIMDNSQTRRGKPCWYRLPKVGLIAINDGLLLRSQISRIFKRYFYGKPYYVDLLDLFNEVEFKTTSGELLDQITTSEGQKDLSKYTVDVYRRIVEYKTAYYSFYLPVKENVGCALLLSGRNLDDYVQVKHILVEMGVYFQSQDDYLDCFGDPEVMGKVGTDIEDFKCSWLFVQALVRVDERQKDILFENYGKSDPACVAKVKALYKELNLERVFSEYESETYEKLISDIEAQPNEAVQAVLKSFLHKIYRRRK; encoded by the exons aTGGCCGCGGCGGCGCAGGGCGAAGCGAGCACGGGCGCCACGACGACGGCGACGTTCCGGCGCGTGTACGAGACCCTCAAGGCCGAGCTTCTCCGGGACGGCTACTTCCACTTCAACGACGACGCCCTCCGATGGCTCGACGCC ATGTTGGACTATAACGTGCTTGGCG GAAAGCTGAACCGTGGCTTGGCCGTCGTCGAGAGCTACAAATCGTTGAAAGCAGGATCTGaaccgagcgaggaggaggagttcCTTGCTTGCGTTCTTGGCTGGGGCATTGAATGG CTTCAGGCTTATTTCCTCATCCTTGATGATATTATGGATAATTCTCAAACTAGGCGAGGAAAACCATGTTGGTATAGGCTTCCGAAG GTTGGCCTCATTGCTATAAATGATGGACTTCTCCTTCGCAGCCAAATATCACGGATCTTCAAGCGTTATTTTTACGGGAAACCTTACTATGTTGATCTCCTAGACTTATTCAATGAG GTCGAGTTTAAGACGACTTCTGGCGAGTTGTTAGACCAAATTACAACAAGTGAAGGGCAGAAAGATCTGAGCAAATATACTGTAGATGT TTACAGGCGCATTGTAGAATACAAAACAGCTTACTATTCATTCTATTTGCCGGTAAAAGAGAAT GTTGGTTGTGCACTGCTACTGTCCGGTAGGAATTTAGATGATTATGTTCAAGTGAAGCACATCCTAGTTGAAATGGGTGTTTACTTTCAAAGTCAG GACGATTATCTTGACTGTTTTGGTGATCCAGAAGTTATGGGCAAG GTTGGAACCGATATTGAAGACTTCAAGTGCTCTTGGCTGTTTGTTCAAGCACTAGTACGTGTCGATGAGAGGCAAAAAGACATCCTATTT GAAAATTACGGGAAGTCAGATCCTGCTTGCGTCGCAAAAGTGAAGGCTCTGTATAAAGAGCTCAATCTCGAG AGGGTGTTCTCTGAGTATGAAAGTGAGACTTATGAAAAGCTGATCTCAGACATCGAAGCGCAGCCAAATGAAGCTGTACAAGCAGTGTTGAAATCCTTTTTGCATAAAATCTACAGGAGGAGGAAATAG
- the LOC123061804 gene encoding farnesyl pyrophosphate synthase isoform X2, translating into MAAAAQGEASTGATTTATFRRVYETLKAELLRDGYFHFNDDALRWLDAMLDYNVLGGKLNRGLAVVESYKSLKAGSEPSEEEEFLACVLGWGIEWLQAYFLILDDIMDNSQTRRGKPCWYRLPKVGLIAINDGLLLRSQISRIFKRYFYGKPYYVDLLDLFNEVEFKTTSGELLDQITTSEGQKDLSKYTVDVYRRIVEYKTAYYSFYLPVGCALLLSGRNLDDYVQVKHILVEMGVYFQSQDDYLDCFGDPEVMGKVGTDIEDFKCSWLFVQALVRVDERQKDILFENYGKSDPACVAKVKALYKELNLERVFSEYESETYEKLISDIEAQPNEAVQAVLKSFLHKIYRRRK; encoded by the exons aTGGCCGCGGCGGCGCAGGGCGAAGCGAGCACGGGCGCCACGACGACGGCGACGTTCCGGCGCGTGTACGAGACCCTCAAGGCCGAGCTTCTCCGGGACGGCTACTTCCACTTCAACGACGACGCCCTCCGATGGCTCGACGCC ATGTTGGACTATAACGTGCTTGGCG GAAAGCTGAACCGTGGCTTGGCCGTCGTCGAGAGCTACAAATCGTTGAAAGCAGGATCTGaaccgagcgaggaggaggagttcCTTGCTTGCGTTCTTGGCTGGGGCATTGAATGG CTTCAGGCTTATTTCCTCATCCTTGATGATATTATGGATAATTCTCAAACTAGGCGAGGAAAACCATGTTGGTATAGGCTTCCGAAG GTTGGCCTCATTGCTATAAATGATGGACTTCTCCTTCGCAGCCAAATATCACGGATCTTCAAGCGTTATTTTTACGGGAAACCTTACTATGTTGATCTCCTAGACTTATTCAATGAG GTCGAGTTTAAGACGACTTCTGGCGAGTTGTTAGACCAAATTACAACAAGTGAAGGGCAGAAAGATCTGAGCAAATATACTGTAGATGT TTACAGGCGCATTGTAGAATACAAAACAGCTTACTATTCATTCTATTTGCCG GTTGGTTGTGCACTGCTACTGTCCGGTAGGAATTTAGATGATTATGTTCAAGTGAAGCACATCCTAGTTGAAATGGGTGTTTACTTTCAAAGTCAG GACGATTATCTTGACTGTTTTGGTGATCCAGAAGTTATGGGCAAG GTTGGAACCGATATTGAAGACTTCAAGTGCTCTTGGCTGTTTGTTCAAGCACTAGTACGTGTCGATGAGAGGCAAAAAGACATCCTATTT GAAAATTACGGGAAGTCAGATCCTGCTTGCGTCGCAAAAGTGAAGGCTCTGTATAAAGAGCTCAATCTCGAG AGGGTGTTCTCTGAGTATGAAAGTGAGACTTATGAAAAGCTGATCTCAGACATCGAAGCGCAGCCAAATGAAGCTGTACAAGCAGTGTTGAAATCCTTTTTGCATAAAATCTACAGGAGGAGGAAATAG